The proteins below are encoded in one region of Vespa velutina chromosome 21, iVesVel2.1, whole genome shotgun sequence:
- the LOC124956253 gene encoding uncharacterized protein LOC124956253, giving the protein MLSIRQIYFSSFLLLISIFLTCIFTLTIVSMERKKKYQDEKRNFISSRKIIKCSCPDNTKFGKEKLCREIDVDYVVHKLHGLISDPVTKDDVSRISRLLYDYQEQLCDRAYMVKHLPMVIKIIEFLATNAKSVEDYRSHLEQMLEFSNRPPLLEKFFQNVTCSDIMEQYFTFFGYLLTILPRKQELLKVHEALRSLLIRTVPGDPSAVKSEICRAAMEKSNLSFIVTEILKTSSPEEYPTILELIFLLSSTSCLCCHKMLEAGILNSLLIRMDLAYAIQVFCKPPPNELLEGDEYSDDTMVLIMNILWTLMRSILPPKKVPACLKDFGTPVHCAMWYSSSFFIPI; this is encoded by the exons ATGTTGTCCATtcgacaaatatatttttcatcatttctattattaatatcaatatttttaacttgTATATTTACCTTAACAATTGTATCGatggagaggaagaagaaatatcagGATGAAAAACggaatttcatttcttctcgaaaaataatcaaatgttCTTGTCCTGATAATACGAAATTTGGCAAAGAAAAACTATGTCGAGAAATAGACGTGGATTATGTTGTACATAAATTGCACGGACTTATATCCGATCCAGTCACTAAAGATGACGTATCACGAATCTCTAGACTGTTGTATGACTATCAGGAACAACTTTGCGATCGGGCTTAC ATGGTAAAACACTTACcaatggtaataaaaataatagaattcttAGCAACGAACGCAAAAAGCGTAGAAGATTATCGTTCGCATCTCGAACAGATGTTGGAGTTTTCTAATCGACCACCTCTAttggaaaaattctttcaaaacGTTACTTGTTCAGACATAATGGAAcaatattttacattctttGGGTATCTACTAACGATCTTACCTAGGAAGCAAGAGCTCCTTAAAGTGCACGAAGCCCTTCGTTCTTTATTAATCAGAACTGTGCCAGGTGATCCTTCCGCAGTGAAGTCTGAGATTTGTCGTGCTGCTATGGAGAAGTCGAATCTGTCCTTTATCGTAACCGAGATATTAAAAACTTCCTCCCCGGAAGAATATCCTACGATCTTGGAGTTAATCTTCCTACTTTCGTCTACTTCCTGTCTCTGTT GTCACAAAATGTTAGAAGCTGGTATTCTGAATTCTCTGCTAATTAGAATGGACCTTGCTTACGCGATTCAAGTGTTTTGTAAACCACCGCCAAACGAGCTCCTGGAAGGAGACGAGTACTCAGATGATACAATGGTTTTGATAATGAATATCTTATGGACCCTGATGAGATCTATTTTGCCTCCGAAAAAAGTACCAGCTTGTTTGAAAGACTTTGGTACTCCAGTACATTGTGCTATGTGgtattcctcttctttttttattcctatttGA
- the LOC124956245 gene encoding cilia- and flagella-associated protein 69-like isoform X2 yields the protein MILIWINAIGSYIWGTIVPCPIHLKKFVDQNTVYTIIDVIEITSSPVRCLFLGLLIDICENIFCGHYLCTWRGIDKNKGLMSLMAMIWREEESEIGVKKRLDGTIEDTELPQLGPKQWLETYRNKLRHEVSPAMIDLIGSSRSKIYALRQIIERYGEKYQMARDHYKILINDLSIEDKTWIEISKYLAQLGVIPLGMDGQLMSLMSQRYHFWGLFIRERQNKFNATAKIIEETEEKNEYARIRDSLLAPTLDALDEIEYIRRTTDRSYMLRKKDFQNRQVNTYLNFPSIADIMQCHRTFQDNVNVTAVFDQHLHLTGKLTPDSDTDLTLPSSIFPESSSSLCMDSSIYDVSFSEDSSCVKNVSFEILDEWNDEENR from the exons ATGATTCTCATATGGATCAACG CGATTGGTTCCTATATTTGGGGAACTATAGTACCATGTCCGATACATTTGAAGAAGTTTGTTGACCAGAATACGGTCTACACTATAATCGACGTAATCGAAATCACTTCTTCTCCTGTTAGATGTTTATTTCTTGGtctattaatagatatttgtgaaaatatcttttgtgGTCATTATCTATGTACTTGGCGTGGAATTGATAAGAACAAAGGATTGATGTCTTTGATGGCAATGATttggagagaagaggagagtgAAATCGGTGTGAAGAAACGATTGGATGGCACGATCGAAG ACACTGAATTACCTCAGTTGGGTCCCAAACAATGGTTAGAGACTTATCGTAACAAGCTTAGACACGAAGTCAGTCCTGCAATGATCGATTTGATTGGCTCGTCTAGATCCAAAATTTATGCTCTTCGTCAAATTATCGAAAGATATGGAGAAAAATATCAGATGGCTAGAGATCATTACAAGATtctaattaatgatttatctaTCGAAGATAAG ACTTGGATCGAGATCAGCAAGTATTTAGCTCAGCTAGGTGTTATACCATTAGGAATGGATGGTCAACTTATGTCTTTAATGTCGCAACGATATCATTTCTGGGGTCTTTTTATTCGGGAAcgtcaaaataaatttaatgctACCGCTAAGATTATCGAGGAAACGGAGGAAAAGAACGAATACGCTAGGATTCGTGATTCTTTGCTAGCACCAACGCTCGATGCTCTCGACGAGATCGAATATATTCGTAGAACAACCGATAGATCTTATATGTTACGAAAAAAGGATTTTCAAAATCGACAGGTGAACACGTACCTTAATTTTCCTTCGATTGCGGATATCATGCAGTGTCATAGGACATTTCAAGATAATGTTAATGTTACG GCAGTTTTCGACCAACATCTTCATCTCACTGGTAAACTTACACCCGACAGCGATACAGATCTAACGCTACCTTCATCCATTTTTCCAGAGAGTTCGTCGTCCTTGTGCATGGATTCTTCTATTTACGACGTTTCCTTTTCAGAAGATTCGTCTTGCGTAAAAAACGTCTCCTTTGAAATTTTAGACGAATGGAATGACGAAGAAAACCGTTGA
- the LOC124956245 gene encoding cilia- and flagella-associated protein 69-like isoform X1, whose translation MILIWINAIGSYIWGTIVPCPIHLKKFVDQNTVYTIIDVIEITSSPVRCLFLGLLIDICENIFCGHYLCTWRGIDKNKGLMSLMAMIWREEESEIGVKKRLDGTIEDTELPQLGPKQWLETYRNKLRHEVSPAMIDLIGSSRSKIYALRQIIERYGEKYQMARDHYKILINDLSIEDKITMSTVNLYFRLKIGQTWIEISKYLAQLGVIPLGMDGQLMSLMSQRYHFWGLFIRERQNKFNATAKIIEETEEKNEYARIRDSLLAPTLDALDEIEYIRRTTDRSYMLRKKDFQNRQVNTYLNFPSIADIMQCHRTFQDNVNVTAVFDQHLHLTGKLTPDSDTDLTLPSSIFPESSSSLCMDSSIYDVSFSEDSSCVKNVSFEILDEWNDEENR comes from the exons ATGATTCTCATATGGATCAACG CGATTGGTTCCTATATTTGGGGAACTATAGTACCATGTCCGATACATTTGAAGAAGTTTGTTGACCAGAATACGGTCTACACTATAATCGACGTAATCGAAATCACTTCTTCTCCTGTTAGATGTTTATTTCTTGGtctattaatagatatttgtgaaaatatcttttgtgGTCATTATCTATGTACTTGGCGTGGAATTGATAAGAACAAAGGATTGATGTCTTTGATGGCAATGATttggagagaagaggagagtgAAATCGGTGTGAAGAAACGATTGGATGGCACGATCGAAG ACACTGAATTACCTCAGTTGGGTCCCAAACAATGGTTAGAGACTTATCGTAACAAGCTTAGACACGAAGTCAGTCCTGCAATGATCGATTTGATTGGCTCGTCTAGATCCAAAATTTATGCTCTTCGTCAAATTATCGAAAGATATGGAGAAAAATATCAGATGGCTAGAGATCATTACAAGATtctaattaatgatttatctaTCGAAGATAAG ATTACGATGTCCACTGTGAATCTTtactttcgattaaaaattggaCAGACTTGGATCGAGATCAGCAAGTATTTAGCTCAGCTAGGTGTTATACCATTAGGAATGGATGGTCAACTTATGTCTTTAATGTCGCAACGATATCATTTCTGGGGTCTTTTTATTCGGGAAcgtcaaaataaatttaatgctACCGCTAAGATTATCGAGGAAACGGAGGAAAAGAACGAATACGCTAGGATTCGTGATTCTTTGCTAGCACCAACGCTCGATGCTCTCGACGAGATCGAATATATTCGTAGAACAACCGATAGATCTTATATGTTACGAAAAAAGGATTTTCAAAATCGACAGGTGAACACGTACCTTAATTTTCCTTCGATTGCGGATATCATGCAGTGTCATAGGACATTTCAAGATAATGTTAATGTTACG GCAGTTTTCGACCAACATCTTCATCTCACTGGTAAACTTACACCCGACAGCGATACAGATCTAACGCTACCTTCATCCATTTTTCCAGAGAGTTCGTCGTCCTTGTGCATGGATTCTTCTATTTACGACGTTTCCTTTTCAGAAGATTCGTCTTGCGTAAAAAACGTCTCCTTTGAAATTTTAGACGAATGGAATGACGAAGAAAACCGTTGA
- the LOC124956239 gene encoding plexin domain-containing protein 2 isoform X2, translated as MACERWCSERGDYEATGSSSPSQWLYVLLFLVVLLCCGSSSLAIGQFDHEYYSYSGIMSNARSSVEYSLPYLSFAPEEELLVRERRMTNDKDTINSDREPQGEQAGDKIHQQQQQQQQQQSIQQQQQGLEQTSINHQIIQQPSTLQQNLKQQQEQQQQQQQQQQKPVNATSNSQSDDVSYSTISGASENHDAASSTKPSVEVSTQKSEVTSKRNSVLVSQPMNPQPTMSGDTAEEQELNESASGGYVTETVNNQSKKSEVSEPTTEKDNGNEKEQSDTDIGGISITKFSDMNAFNKSLAQNNITKTEMDAHQYYNSTFIVNESVAKGYWVDMDNHPDLRVNHLLSKSHRRATTVKLKFDFPFYGHKVRNITIATGGFLYTGEYVHSWLAATQYIAPLMANFDTRLSNESFVKYADNGTSFTVEWEKVHLQEKHADSSFTFQVTLHQNGDIVFVYSVIPFIIEQIEDTTHPVKVGLSDAYIMDRTVFFVRRKTIYEYHRVNFNRQDIKNWTVIYLRALPTCLEMDNCTDCLTKLTEFDCKWCSELNQCSTGTFRSRQDWLLKGCDIRHIKEVDICPPSTTIYKEQEEGHDHNGHVHTEEDAILSKSVVKKKSPGSSPLEHPRENMNMSVSGIIGILLVVTLIAGLGGWVAYAYRNPHSASGQMLIRYRPSQWSWRRGEARYTAATIHM; from the exons ATGGCGTGTGAACGGTGGTGCTCAGAACGTGGCGACTACGAGGCGACCggttcttcttctccctcacAATGGCTTTACGTATTGCTGTTCCTCGTCGTTCTACTCTGCTGTGGATCGTCGTCTCTGGCGATTGGCCAGTTTG ATCACGAATACTATAGCTATTCTGGAATCATGTCAAACGCGAGATCATCAGTCGAATACAGTTTACCATATTTATCCTTTGCTCCTGAAGAAGAGCTGCTTGTCAGAGAACGCCGAATGACTAACGATAAAGACACGATAAACTCTGATAGGGAGCCCCAGGGTGAACAGGCTGGAGACAAGatacatcaacaacaacagcagcaacagcaacaacaatcaatacaacaacagcagcaaggATTGGAGCAAACTTCTATAAATCATCAGATAATTCAACAACCATCGACGCTTCAGCAAAACCTAAAGCAACAACAggaacaacagcagcagcagcagcaacaacaacaaaagcCTGTAAATGCTACATCCAACTCACAATCAGATGATGTTTCTTATTCGACGATTAGTGGAGCATCAGAAAATCACGATGCAGCTTCCAGCACTAAACCAAGCGTTGAGGTTTCTACGCAAAAGTCTGAAGTAACGTCGAAGAGGAACTCCGTCCTTGTGTCTCAGCCGATGAAtccg CAACCCACAATGTCAGGTGATACTGCCGAGGAACAGGAACTAAATGAAAGTGCTTCCGGAGGTTACGTTACTGAAACAGTCAACAACCAAAGTAAAAAGAGCGAGGTTTCAGAGCCTACCACTGAGAAGGACAATGGCAATGAAAAGGAGCAATCTGATACTGACATAGGCGGGATATCCATCACCAAGTTCTCCGACATGAATGCGTTTAATAAATCGCTCGCGCAGAACAACATAACAAAGACCGAAATGGATGCGCATCAATATTATAACAGCACGTTCATCGTCAATGAGTCAGTTGCAAAAGGTTATTGGGTTGATATGGACAATCATCCTGATCTTCGTGTTAATCATTTGCTCAGCAAAAGTCACCGACGTGCAACA aCCGTCAAATTGAAATTCGACTTTCCATTTTACGGTCACAAGGTCCGTAACATTACCATCGCAACGGGTGGATTTTTATATACGGGAGAGTACGTACATAGTTGGCTAGCCGCCACTCAATACATTGCACCACTTATGGCTAATTTCGACACGAGACTTTCCAACGAGAGTTTTGTTAAGTATGCCGATAATG GTACGTCATTTACGGTCGAATGGGAAAAGGTTCATCTACAGGAGAAGCACGCCGACAGTTCATTCACTTTCCAGGTAACTCTGCATCAAAACGGTGACATCGTCTTCGTGTATTCCGTTATTCCTTTCATAATAGAACAAATAGAAGACACTACACATCCTGTCAAAGTTGGGCTCAGTGATGCCTACATCATGGACAGGACGGTGTTCT TTGTTCGTCGAAAAACAATCTACGAGTATCATCGCGTCAATTTCAACAGACAAGACATCAAAAATTGGACTGTCATTTATTTGCGTGCGTTACCTACTTGCTTGGAAATGGATAATTGCACGGATTGCTTAACAAAGTTAACAGAGTTTGACTGCAAATGGTGTTCCGAATTGAATCAGTGTAGTACTGGTACATTTAGATCACGACAGGATTGGCTGTTGAAAGGTTGTGACATCAGACATATTAAGGAGGTGGACATATGTCCGCCATCTACGACAATTTACAAGGAACAGGAAGAAGGACACGATCACAATGGACACGTTCATACGGAAGAAGATGCAATCTTGAGTAAATCCGtagtgaagaagaaaagtccTGGAAGCAGTCCTCTGGAACATC CTCGAGAGAATATGAATATGAGCGTGTCAGGTATAATCGGAATCCTCCTTGTCGTCACTTTAATTGCCGGTTTAGGAGGATGGGTTGCATACGCGTATCGTAATCCTCACAGTGCATCTGGACAGATGTTAATCAGG tATCGTCCAAGTCAGTGGAGCTGGCGAAGAGGCGAAGCACGTTACACTGCTGCAACGATCCATATGTGA
- the LOC124956239 gene encoding plexin domain-containing protein 2 isoform X1: MACERWCSERGDYEATGSSSPSQWLYVLLFLVVLLCCGSSSLAIGQFDHEYYSYSGIMSNARSSVEYSLPYLSFAPEEELLVRERRMTNDKDTINSDREPQGEQAGDKIHQQQQQQQQQQSIQQQQQGLEQTSINHQIIQQPSTLQQNLKQQQEQQQQQQQQQQKPVNATSNSQSDDVSYSTISGASENHDAASSTKPSVEVSTQKSEVTSKRNSVLVSQPMNPITGSVSQQPTMSGDTAEEQELNESASGGYVTETVNNQSKKSEVSEPTTEKDNGNEKEQSDTDIGGISITKFSDMNAFNKSLAQNNITKTEMDAHQYYNSTFIVNESVAKGYWVDMDNHPDLRVNHLLSKSHRRATTVKLKFDFPFYGHKVRNITIATGGFLYTGEYVHSWLAATQYIAPLMANFDTRLSNESFVKYADNGTSFTVEWEKVHLQEKHADSSFTFQVTLHQNGDIVFVYSVIPFIIEQIEDTTHPVKVGLSDAYIMDRTVFFVRRKTIYEYHRVNFNRQDIKNWTVIYLRALPTCLEMDNCTDCLTKLTEFDCKWCSELNQCSTGTFRSRQDWLLKGCDIRHIKEVDICPPSTTIYKEQEEGHDHNGHVHTEEDAILSKSVVKKKSPGSSPLEHPRENMNMSVSGIIGILLVVTLIAGLGGWVAYAYRNPHSASGQMLIRYRPSQWSWRRGEARYTAATIHM, from the exons ATGGCGTGTGAACGGTGGTGCTCAGAACGTGGCGACTACGAGGCGACCggttcttcttctccctcacAATGGCTTTACGTATTGCTGTTCCTCGTCGTTCTACTCTGCTGTGGATCGTCGTCTCTGGCGATTGGCCAGTTTG ATCACGAATACTATAGCTATTCTGGAATCATGTCAAACGCGAGATCATCAGTCGAATACAGTTTACCATATTTATCCTTTGCTCCTGAAGAAGAGCTGCTTGTCAGAGAACGCCGAATGACTAACGATAAAGACACGATAAACTCTGATAGGGAGCCCCAGGGTGAACAGGCTGGAGACAAGatacatcaacaacaacagcagcaacagcaacaacaatcaatacaacaacagcagcaaggATTGGAGCAAACTTCTATAAATCATCAGATAATTCAACAACCATCGACGCTTCAGCAAAACCTAAAGCAACAACAggaacaacagcagcagcagcagcaacaacaacaaaagcCTGTAAATGCTACATCCAACTCACAATCAGATGATGTTTCTTATTCGACGATTAGTGGAGCATCAGAAAATCACGATGCAGCTTCCAGCACTAAACCAAGCGTTGAGGTTTCTACGCAAAAGTCTGAAGTAACGTCGAAGAGGAACTCCGTCCTTGTGTCTCAGCCGATGAAtccg ATAACTGGAAGTGTTTCACAGCAACCCACAATGTCAGGTGATACTGCCGAGGAACAGGAACTAAATGAAAGTGCTTCCGGAGGTTACGTTACTGAAACAGTCAACAACCAAAGTAAAAAGAGCGAGGTTTCAGAGCCTACCACTGAGAAGGACAATGGCAATGAAAAGGAGCAATCTGATACTGACATAGGCGGGATATCCATCACCAAGTTCTCCGACATGAATGCGTTTAATAAATCGCTCGCGCAGAACAACATAACAAAGACCGAAATGGATGCGCATCAATATTATAACAGCACGTTCATCGTCAATGAGTCAGTTGCAAAAGGTTATTGGGTTGATATGGACAATCATCCTGATCTTCGTGTTAATCATTTGCTCAGCAAAAGTCACCGACGTGCAACA aCCGTCAAATTGAAATTCGACTTTCCATTTTACGGTCACAAGGTCCGTAACATTACCATCGCAACGGGTGGATTTTTATATACGGGAGAGTACGTACATAGTTGGCTAGCCGCCACTCAATACATTGCACCACTTATGGCTAATTTCGACACGAGACTTTCCAACGAGAGTTTTGTTAAGTATGCCGATAATG GTACGTCATTTACGGTCGAATGGGAAAAGGTTCATCTACAGGAGAAGCACGCCGACAGTTCATTCACTTTCCAGGTAACTCTGCATCAAAACGGTGACATCGTCTTCGTGTATTCCGTTATTCCTTTCATAATAGAACAAATAGAAGACACTACACATCCTGTCAAAGTTGGGCTCAGTGATGCCTACATCATGGACAGGACGGTGTTCT TTGTTCGTCGAAAAACAATCTACGAGTATCATCGCGTCAATTTCAACAGACAAGACATCAAAAATTGGACTGTCATTTATTTGCGTGCGTTACCTACTTGCTTGGAAATGGATAATTGCACGGATTGCTTAACAAAGTTAACAGAGTTTGACTGCAAATGGTGTTCCGAATTGAATCAGTGTAGTACTGGTACATTTAGATCACGACAGGATTGGCTGTTGAAAGGTTGTGACATCAGACATATTAAGGAGGTGGACATATGTCCGCCATCTACGACAATTTACAAGGAACAGGAAGAAGGACACGATCACAATGGACACGTTCATACGGAAGAAGATGCAATCTTGAGTAAATCCGtagtgaagaagaaaagtccTGGAAGCAGTCCTCTGGAACATC CTCGAGAGAATATGAATATGAGCGTGTCAGGTATAATCGGAATCCTCCTTGTCGTCACTTTAATTGCCGGTTTAGGAGGATGGGTTGCATACGCGTATCGTAATCCTCACAGTGCATCTGGACAGATGTTAATCAGG tATCGTCCAAGTCAGTGGAGCTGGCGAAGAGGCGAAGCACGTTACACTGCTGCAACGATCCATATGTGA
- the LOC124956247 gene encoding 39S ribosomal protein L47, mitochondrial: MASLTKAVQISKLVNNVTKLITNLSLSNNINLVSNTRFIRRLPMQPCALLHASSTKYDLMEFFDDTINWGKDEVKVGRSWKMDELRLKSNEDLHKLWFVLLKERNMLLTMEEACKRKYKIFPNPERVDKVEMSMSNLESVIRERNKAYHLLETGETGERPGKFVYNALGYKFYYRMREYSIPQFMNSKWYKKHFFGYQGYAVRKFLRLYREKLWNIKRKARNRDFQKALILLRRFPNMDINAFKEKYPSVDLEKAKRCKKSQGHFIS, translated from the exons atggcATCTTTAACAAAAGCTGTACAAATATCAAAATTGGTGAACAATGTGACGAAACTTATTACAAACTTATCATTatccaataatattaatttagttTCTAATACTAGGTTTATTCGAAG ATTACCTATGCAACCATGTGCACTATTGCATGCTTCATCAacaaaatatgatttaatgGAGTTCTTTGATGACACAATTAATTGGGGTAAAGATGAAGTAAAAGTTGGACGTTCATGGAAGATGGATGAATTAAgattaaaaagtaatgaaGATCTTCACAAGTTAtg GTTCGTGTTATTAAAGGAGCGTAATATGCTCTTAACGATGGAAGAAGCATGCAAAAGAAAGTATAAGATCTTTCCAAATCCTGAACGAGTAGATAAAGTTGAAATGAGTATGTCAAATTTAGAATCTGTAATtcgtgaaagaaataaagctTATCATTTACTTGAAACTGGAGAAACAGGAGAACGCCCAGGGAAATTTGTATACAATGCGCTTG gttacaaattttattatcgtatgcGCGAATACTCTATACCACAATTTATGAACAGCAAGTGgtataaaaaacatttctttggATATCAGGGTTATGCAGTACGCAAATTTCTACGATTgtatagagaaaaattatgGAATATTAAACGGAAAGCAAGAAA cCGCGATTTTCAGAAAGCTTTGATCTTGCTCAGAAGATTCCCAAATATGGATATTAATGCattcaaagagaaatatcCATCTGTAGATTTGGAAAAAGCAAAACGCTGTAAAAAATCACAAGgacattttatatcataa